The Bosea sp. AS-1 region CTGCGAGACCGCTTCCAGCACGGCAACGCGCTCGATTTCCTGGCGCTCCTGGTTAAGACGGTTGAGCTCGGCGGCGATGGCGCGCGCCTCGACCTCGTCGGCGGTCAGCAGCAGGCGGGCGCCGAGCGCGGCATCGCCGATGCGCCCGCCCGCATTGATGCGCGGGCCGAGCAGGAAGCCGAGATGCCATGGCTGGACCGGCCCATCGAGCCCTGCGACATCCATCAGCGCGGTCAGGCCCGGCCGGATGCGGGCGCGCATCATGGCGATGCCCTGCCGGACGAAGGCGCGGTTCAGTCCCCGCAGCGGCACGACGTCGGCGACCGTCGCCAGCGCCACGAGATCCAGCGCTGCGAGGAGATCGGGTTCGCCGCCCCGTTGCGCCCAGACGCCCTGCCGGCGCAGTTCCCGGCTGGTCGCGACGAGGGCCAGGAAGACGACGCCAGCCGCGCAGAGATGGCCGAGACCGGAGAGATCGTCCTGGCGGTTGGGGTTGACCAACGCCTCGACGGCGGGAAGCCGCTCCGGCGCCTGGTGATGGTCGAGCACGACGACATCGAGGCCGAGCCGGCGCGCCTCGGCCAACGGCTCCTCGCTGGTGGTGCCGCAATCGACCGTGACGAGGAGTGTTGCCCCCTCGCCGGCGAGCATGCGGATCGCCTCGCTGTTGGGGCCATAGCCCTCGATCAACCGATCCGGAATATGGATGCGCGGGCGGGCGCCCGCCTGTTGCAGGAAGCCGGCGAGCAGGGCCGATGAGCAGGCGCCATCGACATCGTAGTCGCCGAAGATCGCGACCTGCTCGCCGCTGGCGCCAGCCCGGGCCAGTCGCGCTGCGGCGGCGACCATGTCGGTGAGCACGACAGGATCGGGCAGGAGATCGCGCAGCTTCGGCTCGAGGAAGCGCAACGCCTCGGCCGGCTCGACATCGCGGGCCGCGAGCAGGCGAGCGAGGATGTCGGCCAACCCCTGCTGCTGGCTCAGCGCCTCCGCGCGGCCGAGGCCGGCCATGTCGAGCCGGTCGCGCCAGGGCCGGCCGAGCACCGAGCGAGTCACGCCGAGAAAGGCACGGGGCTGCATGAGACTCATGATGCAACCGGCGTCGCGCAAGCGGGCCGGAAGGTCAACCTGCGTCGAACTTGGCCGGCCTGCGACCGGACGCCATACTGTGCACAAGCACCGACAAGCTGGCGAACGGGCAGGGAACACGCATGGGAGCTGAAACCGACGTCCTCATCGTCGGCGCCGGGCTGTCTGGCCTCGTCGCCGCCTGCGAGATCGCCGATGCCGGCCGCAAGGTCGTCCTTCTCGACCAGGAGCCGGAAGCCTCGCTCGGCGGGCAGGCATTCTGGTCCTTCGGCGGGCTATTCTTCATCGACAGCCCCGAACAGCGCCGCCTGCGCATCCGCGATTCGCGCGAGCTGGCGCGGGACGACTGGTTCGGCTCGGCCGGCTTCGACCGCGCGGAGGATGAATGGCCGCGGCGCTGGGCCGAAGCCTATCTCGATTTCGCTGCGGGCGAGAAGCGGGCCTGGCTGCACGGCATGGGCATGCGCTGGTTCCCGGTCGTCGGCTGGGCCGAGCGCGGCGGCTATCTCGCCACCGGCCACGGCAATTCGGTGCCACGCTTCCACGTCACCTGGGGCACGGGACCTGGCGTTCTGGAGCCCTTCCTCCGCAGGGCACGGGAAGCGCAGGCGAAGGGACTGCTGTCCTTTCGTTTCCGTCATCGGGTTACCGGGATCACCAAGAGCGATGGCGCGGTCGACGGCGTCGAGGGCGAGGTGCTGGAGCCGAGCACCGCTGGACGTGGCGAGAAGAGCGGCCGTGCCGTCGCCGGGCATTTCACGCTAAAGGCGCAGACGGTCGTCGTCACCTCCGGCGGGATCGGCGGCAATCACGAGCTCGTCCGGGCAAACTGGCCGGAGCGGCTGGGCATGCCCCCTGCCCGGCTGCTGTCGGGCGTGCCGGACCATGTCG contains the following coding sequences:
- the recJ gene encoding single-stranded-DNA-specific exonuclease RecJ, which translates into the protein MSLMQPRAFLGVTRSVLGRPWRDRLDMAGLGRAEALSQQQGLADILARLLAARDVEPAEALRFLEPKLRDLLPDPVVLTDMVAAAARLARAGASGEQVAIFGDYDVDGACSSALLAGFLQQAGARPRIHIPDRLIEGYGPNSEAIRMLAGEGATLLVTVDCGTTSEEPLAEARRLGLDVVVLDHHQAPERLPAVEALVNPNRQDDLSGLGHLCAAGVVFLALVATSRELRRQGVWAQRGGEPDLLAALDLVALATVADVVPLRGLNRAFVRQGIAMMRARIRPGLTALMDVAGLDGPVQPWHLGFLLGPRINAGGRIGDAALGARLLLTADEVEARAIAAELNRLNQERQEIERVAVLEAVSQAEHEFEKAGSDLPVLLAASADWHPGIVGLVAARLKERFRRPAFALALNGEGGATGSGRSVAGVDLGRAVRAAVEAGMAVKGGGHAMAAGVTLGPGQANGFHAFLNAHLASEVAGASEAEALLVDAALSAGGASPRLIAEIEKAGPFGAGSPEPVFVFPAHRLIDAIPVGSGGHVRVKLRSGDGASIGGVAFRAAQEPLGQALLAARGETVHLAATLSLNRWGGNETAELRVLDLARPV